The following are from one region of the candidate division KSB1 bacterium genome:
- a CDS encoding response regulator transcription factor: MCASPYKGSRILIVEDEEPLAIGLEYNLKAEGYVVTRAADGLEALEKFAAEPFDLVILDIMLPYLDGFQVAERLRVMAPQVPILMLTARGAADDRLRGLSVGADDYITKPFHLEELLLRVEGMLRRKSWYNDPAEEMPVLCIGQALIDLKTLTCSRGEQQHRLTPQEAAMLKYLYDHPDRIIPRKELLQNVWQLPPDVDTRTVDNFIVRLRRLLEDNPKQPQIILSVRGAGYLFRLPPSEK, from the coding sequence ATGTGCGCCAGTCCCTATAAAGGCAGCCGTATCTTGATCGTTGAAGACGAGGAACCGTTGGCAATCGGTTTGGAGTACAATTTAAAGGCTGAAGGGTATGTGGTGACGCGCGCGGCAGACGGGCTTGAAGCCCTGGAGAAATTTGCCGCAGAGCCGTTTGACCTGGTGATCCTCGACATTATGCTGCCGTATCTGGACGGCTTTCAGGTGGCGGAACGACTGCGGGTGATGGCGCCGCAGGTGCCGATCCTCATGCTCACGGCGCGCGGTGCAGCCGACGACCGCCTTCGCGGCTTGAGTGTCGGTGCCGATGACTATATCACCAAGCCGTTTCATCTGGAAGAGCTGCTGCTGCGCGTGGAGGGCATGCTGCGCCGCAAATCGTGGTATAATGATCCGGCTGAAGAAATGCCGGTCCTTTGCATCGGCCAAGCTCTGATCGATCTCAAAACTCTAACCTGCAGCAGGGGGGAACAGCAGCATCGGCTGACGCCCCAGGAAGCTGCAATGTTAAAGTATCTGTACGATCATCCCGACCGCATCATCCCTCGGAAGGAGCTGCTGCAGAACGTCTGGCAGCTGCCGCCGGATGTCGATACGCGCACGGTCGACAATTTTATTGTAAGACTGCGCCGACTTTTAGAAGACAACCCCAAACAGCCTCAGATTATCCTCAGCGTCCGCGGCGCCGGCTATTTGTTCCGCCTGCCGCCTTCCGAAAAATGA
- a CDS encoding 6-phosphofructokinase → MAVKGNAVYAQSGGVTSVINASAYGVIKAAQQSGFIENIYAGLYGINGILEENLIDIKQEAPEAIEGLRYTPSAAFGSCRRKLGDLQKHREQFERLIQVFKAHNIRYFFYNGGNDSMDTAYKVSRVSKELGYEVIAIGVPKTVDNDLPETDNCPGYGSVAKYNAVSIREGSLDVESMHRDSTKVFVMESMGRHAGWIVGATGLAAVTEKDGPHIILFPERIFNEDLFLSKVEETVAKIGFCVVAVSEGVRRPDGTFLADSGLRDAFGHAQLGGAALEISKMIMNKLKLKVHTAILDYCQRSGRHIASKTDVEQAIACGRKAVELAAEGKNGFMPIIVRDSDNPYKWHIGETDIANIANKEKPVPDEFIREDGFHITDAFRRYALPLIEGEDYPPYVNGLPAYVRLKNLLIPKKLS, encoded by the coding sequence ATGGCTGTTAAAGGAAATGCAGTCTATGCCCAATCCGGCGGCGTGACCAGCGTCATCAATGCTTCAGCCTACGGCGTCATCAAGGCTGCTCAGCAAAGCGGTTTTATCGAAAATATCTACGCGGGACTCTACGGCATCAACGGCATTTTGGAAGAAAATCTGATCGACATCAAACAGGAAGCGCCCGAGGCAATTGAAGGCCTGCGCTATACGCCCTCCGCGGCTTTTGGTTCCTGCCGTCGTAAGCTGGGCGACCTGCAGAAACATCGCGAACAGTTCGAGCGCCTGATTCAAGTCTTTAAAGCTCACAACATCCGTTATTTCTTCTACAACGGCGGCAACGATTCGATGGACACCGCCTACAAAGTGAGCCGCGTCTCCAAAGAGTTGGGCTATGAGGTCATCGCAATCGGCGTTCCCAAAACCGTCGATAATGACCTGCCGGAAACGGACAACTGTCCGGGGTACGGTTCCGTTGCGAAATACAACGCCGTGTCGATTCGTGAAGGCTCTCTCGACGTCGAGTCCATGCATCGCGACTCGACCAAGGTGTTCGTGATGGAATCCATGGGACGCCATGCAGGGTGGATTGTCGGTGCGACCGGTTTGGCGGCGGTTACGGAAAAAGACGGTCCGCACATCATCCTTTTCCCGGAGCGCATTTTTAATGAAGATCTGTTCTTGAGCAAGGTCGAAGAGACGGTCGCCAAGATCGGCTTTTGTGTTGTCGCGGTTTCCGAAGGCGTGCGTCGTCCCGACGGTACGTTCCTTGCCGATTCCGGCCTGCGCGATGCATTCGGCCATGCGCAGTTGGGCGGCGCCGCCCTCGAAATATCCAAGATGATTATGAACAAACTGAAACTCAAAGTACACACCGCCATCCTCGATTACTGCCAGCGATCGGGCCGCCATATCGCTTCCAAGACCGATGTCGAGCAGGCGATTGCCTGCGGCAGAAAAGCAGTCGAGCTGGCCGCCGAGGGGAAAAACGGCTTTATGCCGATCATCGTGCGCGACAGCGACAATCCCTACAAATGGCATATCGGCGAAACCGACATTGCCAACATCGCCAACAAAGAAAAGCCGGTGCCGGATGAGTTCATCCGCGAAGACGGTTTTCACATCACCGATGCGTTTCGACGCTACGCCTTGCCGCTCATCGAGGGCGAGGACTATCCGCCGTATGTCAACGGTCTGCCGGCTTATGTTCGCTTGAAAAATCTGCTGATTCCTAAAAAGTTGAGCTGA
- a CDS encoding MG2 domain-containing protein has protein sequence MKKILIALSVALLLSCGKEQSSVRGKASAALSTHPLVEAYTSGFIGRTSTIRVVFVIDLVDSNRVNTLIQPSPFTFSPKLPGEAYWADRRTIEFRPRGRLAAGVTYQAEFDPRRLSDVDLGDAAFSFRFSTIVPAMEVQPEGFIIEGDRLQFEGRVSLSEIADIDDPLSLLKARLGNKELPLQREGEDRRAFRFRIVEVPRSERPGTLFISWDGKTAGIEGRGTLEIPVPAKSVFELISARAVQEEGEFIELRFSQALQSRNFTGLVQVDGSDNLRFSADRNVLRIYGEEPFTVGEHTVTVHPAFASAEGKRLERKTVRTVIFAERKPSVRFLGKGVILPTTQGATLPIEAVNLSSILVTAVRIPTENVPQFLQVNDLGGEQELRRVGREVWKKRVDLTTPEDAGNRRYGLDLTPLIKNAPTGLYRLTLSFRRPQIIYPCAEAAKSEKLDESLADWDDEERWNYEEFGDFDWGEFYSRRFDPCHPAYYYPFWDHDVTVAQNVLISDIGLLAKMGGDTLWVAAADLKSTVPLRGVKLTVLNYQRGVIASATTNDEGLALIPCPRKPFLLIGEHKGQISYLKLNDGSALSLSRFDIGGERPVKGMRGFFYTERGVRRPGDPIYVTLILWPEGRPPEEHPAILELIDPRGRLVASAAQKSVDGFYSFKLATSPDAPTGNWTARCTIGGAVFQKTLKIETIVPNRLEAQLDFGDREALGFEPTFLRLSARWLFGAKASGLKAKVELRLTPQPTRFSAFPSYTFDNPAAPFTPETVQLFDGRLDEEGRAEFPLRLRDDLQCPGKLAAVFDMRIFEPGGAFSSLRRVVPMHRYQHYVGIAAPADSLMPILAVGKSHRIDVVRVSPDGRPKGEGLVEATLLKIRWRWWWEKGGEDAADFVAAPSYKTIPLGTFSLSGGRTSFEIRVPEEEWGRYLLRVRDLDGGHTAGRVLYFDQPEWIGRSRADGSEGAAMLVFTSDKTSYQIGEKATLTIPTSPVGRGLVTLECGDKILHAEWFEPKSDRFKYRFKVTPSMAPTVYASVSLLQPHLQTANDLPIRLYGVIPISVVDPQTRLKPIIDCSDEIEPETSVKLEIREAEGRAMTYTLALVDQGLLDLTRFTTPDPWQYFYGRTGLAVKTWDLYDWVIGAYGGRLERLLGIGGGETVEIEGGYQANRFPPLVLFEGPFRLKKGEIRTHTLTLPMYVGAARIMVVAGSGRAFGATEKRVTVRKSLTLISAPPRGLSVQEEAGVPVTVFVDDPEIKQVQVKMRVEGAAKIIGEPMRTIEFRKPGEQTVVFSVGAGEVPGVARLALEAEGGGKTAHETIQLPVRNPMQPATIAASSFLQPQARWSPELRLPGKEGTNQLVVELSHIPPLDLSRRLGYLMRYPHGCVEQITSAVFPQLYLNRLLDLSEAQLKEIDGNIRAALRKLAAFQTAGGGFAFWPGQDHADEACTNYVTAFLLAAQKLGYTPSGQMLEDALAFQQKTARAWKPVDEASLLVQADRLYTLAAAGRADLASMNRLKELSDLTSTSKWRLAAAYLLAGQQEAARQLIQTPSRIPYYRESGHPFGSELYHKALMLQTATLLRDQSKASALAEEIAAALSSEEWHSTYASSSALSAVAEFAGLQEKSASVIKCTLTIDGRVIKLQGEKPLLRYEQSLAGRSIDLQAVNTGASPLYARVLLEGTPELGQEEAAANGLDLSVRYLTAQGQYLQPDRLRQGRDFLAQLVITNTGLRDYGYLALTHLMPSGWEIHNERLFDDATPQWFDYQDIRDDRIYTYFSLKKGESKTLTVRLTAAYLGRFYLPPISVEAMYDPSVYARTAGEWVLVESSEK, from the coding sequence ATGAAAAAGATTCTCATCGCTTTATCGGTCGCTCTTTTATTGAGCTGCGGTAAAGAGCAATCATCTGTACGCGGCAAAGCTTCTGCCGCCTTGAGCACTCATCCTTTGGTTGAAGCCTACACCTCGGGTTTCATCGGACGCACATCGACCATTCGCGTGGTTTTTGTCATCGACCTCGTCGACAGCAATCGTGTGAATACGCTCATCCAGCCCAGCCCTTTTACTTTTTCGCCCAAACTGCCGGGGGAAGCTTATTGGGCCGACCGCCGGACGATCGAATTTCGGCCCAGAGGTCGGCTAGCCGCAGGCGTAACCTACCAGGCCGAATTCGATCCGCGCAGGCTTTCGGATGTCGATTTGGGCGATGCGGCTTTTTCTTTTCGCTTCAGCACCATCGTCCCGGCTATGGAGGTGCAGCCGGAGGGTTTCATCATCGAGGGTGATCGGCTGCAGTTCGAAGGCCGCGTCAGCTTGTCCGAGATCGCCGATATCGATGATCCTCTATCGCTCCTCAAGGCGCGACTGGGAAACAAAGAATTGCCGCTGCAGCGCGAAGGAGAGGATCGCCGCGCTTTCCGCTTCCGCATCGTCGAGGTTCCGCGTTCGGAGAGGCCGGGAACTCTCTTCATCAGCTGGGACGGCAAAACGGCCGGCATCGAAGGGCGCGGCACCTTAGAGATTCCGGTGCCGGCCAAGAGCGTTTTCGAGCTCATTTCGGCGCGCGCCGTACAGGAAGAGGGAGAATTTATTGAACTGCGTTTTTCTCAAGCGCTGCAAAGTAGAAATTTTACCGGCCTGGTTCAAGTGGACGGCTCGGATAATCTGCGCTTTTCCGCCGATCGCAATGTGCTGCGGATCTATGGCGAGGAGCCGTTTACAGTCGGCGAGCACACCGTCACAGTCCATCCCGCCTTTGCCAGTGCCGAAGGTAAACGACTCGAGCGGAAGACCGTACGCACAGTGATCTTTGCGGAACGAAAACCCTCGGTTCGTTTTCTCGGCAAAGGCGTCATCCTGCCGACAACGCAGGGGGCCACTTTGCCGATCGAGGCTGTCAACCTGTCTTCTATTTTGGTGACGGCCGTGCGCATTCCAACGGAAAACGTGCCGCAATTTTTGCAGGTCAACGATTTGGGCGGCGAGCAGGAATTGCGCCGCGTCGGCCGCGAGGTGTGGAAGAAACGCGTCGATCTGACGACGCCGGAAGACGCGGGCAACCGGCGTTACGGGCTGGACTTGACGCCGCTGATTAAAAACGCACCTACCGGCTTGTATCGGCTGACATTATCTTTTCGCAGGCCGCAGATCATCTATCCCTGCGCGGAAGCGGCGAAAAGTGAAAAGCTCGACGAATCCCTCGCCGATTGGGATGACGAAGAAAGATGGAACTATGAAGAATTCGGCGATTTTGATTGGGGCGAATTTTATTCTCGGCGCTTCGATCCCTGCCATCCCGCTTACTATTATCCCTTTTGGGATCACGACGTAACCGTTGCGCAAAACGTGCTCATTTCCGACATCGGGTTGCTCGCCAAAATGGGCGGCGATACGCTGTGGGTCGCGGCTGCCGACCTCAAAAGCACGGTTCCGCTGCGGGGCGTCAAGCTGACGGTATTGAACTATCAGCGGGGCGTTATTGCTTCCGCAACGACGAACGACGAGGGACTGGCGCTTATTCCTTGCCCGCGCAAACCGTTTCTGTTGATCGGCGAGCACAAGGGACAGATTTCCTATCTCAAACTCAACGACGGATCGGCGCTTTCTCTCAGCCGATTCGACATCGGCGGCGAGCGGCCGGTCAAGGGCATGCGCGGCTTTTTTTATACGGAGCGCGGCGTCCGGCGGCCGGGCGATCCAATCTATGTCACGCTCATCCTTTGGCCGGAGGGCCGTCCGCCTGAAGAACATCCTGCAATCTTGGAGTTGATCGACCCCAGAGGCCGTCTCGTTGCCTCCGCCGCGCAAAAATCCGTGGACGGTTTTTACAGCTTCAAGCTCGCCACGAGTCCCGACGCCCCGACCGGCAACTGGACCGCACGATGCACGATCGGCGGCGCCGTTTTCCAAAAGACGCTCAAAATCGAGACCATAGTGCCCAATCGTCTGGAGGCGCAGCTCGATTTCGGCGACCGGGAGGCGCTCGGCTTCGAACCTACATTTTTGCGGCTTTCTGCACGGTGGCTTTTCGGCGCCAAGGCCTCCGGACTCAAGGCCAAAGTCGAACTGCGCCTGACGCCGCAGCCGACTCGCTTTTCAGCATTTCCCTCTTATACTTTTGATAATCCTGCTGCTCCCTTTACCCCGGAAACGGTGCAGCTCTTCGACGGCCGTCTGGATGAAGAAGGCCGCGCCGAATTTCCGCTGCGCTTACGCGATGACCTCCAATGCCCGGGTAAATTGGCCGCCGTTTTCGATATGCGCATTTTCGAACCGGGCGGCGCCTTTAGCTCGCTTCGTCGCGTCGTGCCGATGCACCGTTACCAACATTATGTTGGAATTGCCGCTCCGGCCGACAGCCTGATGCCGATCCTGGCTGTAGGCAAATCGCACCGCATCGACGTCGTGCGTGTGTCTCCCGACGGCCGCCCCAAAGGCGAGGGGCTGGTGGAAGCGACGCTGCTGAAAATCCGCTGGCGCTGGTGGTGGGAAAAGGGCGGGGAGGATGCGGCCGATTTTGTCGCCGCCCCTTCCTATAAAACGATTCCGCTCGGCACTTTTTCGCTCAGCGGCGGCCGCACTAGTTTCGAAATTCGCGTGCCTGAGGAAGAGTGGGGACGTTACCTTTTGCGCGTCCGCGACTTGGATGGAGGACACACTGCCGGGCGCGTCCTTTATTTCGATCAGCCGGAATGGATCGGACGAAGCCGGGCAGACGGCAGCGAAGGCGCCGCCATGCTGGTGTTTACGTCCGATAAAACCTCCTATCAAATCGGGGAAAAGGCGACCTTGACGATACCGACTTCTCCCGTAGGCCGCGGCCTTGTTACTTTGGAATGCGGTGATAAAATACTGCATGCCGAGTGGTTTGAACCGAAAAGCGACCGCTTTAAATACCGCTTCAAGGTGACGCCCAGTATGGCGCCGACGGTCTATGCTTCGGTCAGCCTCCTGCAGCCGCATCTGCAGACCGCTAACGACCTGCCGATTCGCCTCTACGGCGTCATCCCTATTTCTGTAGTCGATCCGCAGACTCGGCTCAAACCGATCATTGACTGCAGCGACGAAATTGAGCCTGAAACATCGGTAAAGCTGGAAATCCGCGAAGCGGAAGGCCGCGCCATGACCTACACCTTGGCGCTTGTCGATCAAGGCCTTCTCGATCTGACGCGCTTTACCACGCCCGATCCCTGGCAGTACTTTTACGGCCGGACGGGTCTCGCCGTGAAAACGTGGGACCTTTATGACTGGGTGATCGGAGCTTACGGCGGCAGGCTGGAACGGCTTCTCGGCATCGGCGGCGGCGAGACCGTGGAAATCGAGGGCGGCTACCAGGCAAACCGATTCCCGCCGTTGGTGCTTTTCGAAGGTCCTTTCCGCTTGAAAAAAGGGGAAATCCGAACCCACACGCTTACGCTGCCGATGTATGTCGGAGCGGCGCGCATCATGGTCGTCGCCGGATCGGGTCGTGCTTTCGGCGCAACGGAAAAACGCGTCACGGTGCGCAAATCGCTGACCTTGATTTCCGCACCGCCGCGGGGATTGAGCGTGCAGGAGGAAGCCGGCGTACCGGTTACGGTGTTTGTTGATGATCCGGAAATCAAGCAGGTTCAGGTGAAAATGCGCGTTGAGGGCGCGGCCAAAATCATCGGCGAACCTATGCGGACGATCGAATTCCGCAAACCCGGCGAACAGACCGTGGTCTTCAGCGTCGGTGCCGGAGAGGTGCCCGGCGTCGCGAGACTGGCGCTCGAAGCCGAAGGCGGCGGCAAAACCGCGCATGAGACCATTCAGCTGCCGGTACGCAATCCCATGCAGCCCGCAACGATTGCCGCTTCTTCGTTTCTCCAACCGCAGGCGCGCTGGTCTCCCGAGCTCCGGCTTCCGGGCAAAGAGGGAACCAACCAGCTGGTTGTCGAGTTGTCGCACATTCCGCCGCTCGATCTCAGTCGGCGACTCGGCTACTTGATGCGCTATCCGCACGGCTGCGTCGAGCAGATCACTTCGGCCGTTTTCCCGCAACTTTATCTTAACCGTCTGCTGGACCTTTCGGAGGCGCAGCTCAAAGAAATCGACGGGAACATTCGCGCGGCATTAAGGAAACTGGCCGCATTTCAGACTGCTGGCGGCGGCTTTGCCTTTTGGCCCGGACAGGATCACGCCGATGAAGCCTGCACCAATTACGTTACGGCTTTTCTGCTCGCGGCGCAAAAACTTGGTTACACGCCTTCGGGTCAAATGCTGGAGGACGCGCTCGCCTTTCAGCAGAAAACAGCGCGGGCCTGGAAACCGGTCGACGAGGCTTCGCTCCTCGTACAAGCCGATCGACTGTATACGCTTGCCGCGGCAGGCCGAGCTGATTTGGCTTCCATGAATCGGTTGAAAGAACTGAGCGATCTGACGTCGACCAGCAAATGGCGTTTAGCCGCAGCATACCTGTTGGCGGGACAGCAGGAGGCGGCCAGGCAGCTGATCCAGACGCCATCTCGAATTCCATACTATCGGGAATCGGGACATCCGTTCGGCTCCGAGCTCTATCATAAAGCTCTGATGCTGCAAACCGCGACGTTGCTGCGCGACCAATCCAAGGCCTCGGCTCTGGCGGAAGAGATTGCCGCCGCTTTGAGCAGCGAAGAGTGGCACAGCACCTATGCGTCATCCTCGGCATTAAGCGCCGTGGCCGAATTTGCGGGACTGCAGGAAAAGAGCGCTTCGGTGATCAAATGCACGCTGACGATTGACGGCCGCGTCATCAAACTGCAGGGAGAAAAACCGCTCCTCCGCTACGAACAGTCGCTTGCAGGACGCTCGATCGATCTGCAGGCCGTCAATACCGGCGCCTCGCCGCTTTATGCGAGAGTGCTGCTCGAAGGTACGCCGGAGCTCGGTCAAGAAGAGGCTGCTGCTAACGGACTTGACCTTTCGGTCCGCTATTTGACCGCGCAAGGTCAATATCTGCAGCCCGATCGGCTGCGACAAGGTCGCGACTTTTTAGCGCAGCTCGTGATCACGAATACCGGACTGCGTGACTATGGCTATTTAGCTTTAACGCACCTGATGCCCTCGGGTTGGGAAATCCATAACGAGCGGCTTTTCGATGATGCGACGCCGCAATGGTTCGATTATCAGGATATTCGCGACGATCGTATTTATACCTACTTTTCCCTGAAAAAGGGAGAAAGTAAAACGCTGACGGTACGCTTGACGGCTGCCTATTTGGGACGCTTTTATCTGCCGCCGATCTCCGTCGAGGCTATGTACGATCCGTCGGTTTACGCGCGAACCGCGGGAGAGTGGGTCCTTGTTGAGTCTTCGGAAAAATAG
- the pbpC gene encoding penicillin-binding protein 1C: MVFLILCFWAIPLPRFEKPYSTAIYDRRGELLAAGVAADGQWRFAEIRRVPPKCAAAIIAYEDRRFYAHFGIDPIAVVRAMRDNLRNRRIVSGAGTLTMQAVRLSRPGPRTWRRKFVEAILALRLEASLSKQQILALYASHAPFGGNVVGLEAAAWRWFGHSPEQLSWAEAALLAVLPNNPSLMHPGRNREALKAKRDRLLTVLLRRGVIDSLTCRLAQQEPLPEKPNPLPMSAPHVASLFRQTGGSVYTTLDGILQRRTQEVLERHLRRLSALGIYNAAAVIAAVDSGDVPAYVGNVTFNEIDGSPAVDIIRSPRSTGSLLKPLLYAALLEAGEMAPSALVPDIPTRMGSFAPQNASRTFEGAVPADQAIARSLNVPAVRMLHRYGVDRFYHLLKSLGMTTLFRQPNDYGLSLILGGAEGTLWDLTGIYAGLARCAGQAHPAEFFPLRLIKKTKVRGNAPLSPAVCWTTLKAMREVTRPGEERNWELFSSSPEAAWKTGTSFGYRDAWAIGVTPDYVIGVWVGNADGEGRPELTGIGAAASILFDLFRLLPASRPFVPPKQGLQPIRICAASGFCAGMYCAETREIMAPVSAKQSPPCPFCTLIHCDSNGLRVNPECEIPLKMTARPWFILPPAMEWFYRQKHPDYQPLPPLRADCLTSSRSASMSLLRDPAGLLYVPVELDGTRGRTVFEAAHRDPQAAIYWHLDEQFIAVTRGIHQIAVDPAVGEHRLTLVDERGERLTTRFRILEKD, translated from the coding sequence ATGGTTTTTCTAATTCTTTGCTTCTGGGCGATTCCTCTGCCGCGCTTCGAAAAGCCTTATTCGACGGCGATCTATGACCGCCGCGGCGAACTGCTGGCGGCAGGTGTCGCCGCCGACGGTCAGTGGCGCTTTGCTGAAATCCGGCGTGTGCCGCCCAAATGCGCCGCCGCAATCATCGCTTACGAGGACCGCCGTTTTTACGCCCATTTCGGCATCGATCCCATCGCCGTGGTGCGGGCTATGCGCGATAATTTGAGAAATCGACGCATCGTCAGCGGCGCGGGAACCCTGACCATGCAGGCGGTTCGACTGTCGCGGCCGGGTCCTAGGACGTGGCGGCGCAAATTCGTCGAGGCAATACTGGCACTGCGGCTCGAAGCGTCTTTGAGCAAACAGCAGATTCTCGCCCTTTATGCCTCGCACGCACCCTTCGGCGGCAATGTCGTCGGCCTCGAAGCGGCGGCATGGCGATGGTTCGGGCATTCGCCGGAGCAGCTCTCATGGGCAGAGGCGGCGCTTCTGGCTGTTCTGCCCAATAATCCTTCTTTGATGCATCCAGGCCGGAACCGCGAAGCGCTGAAGGCAAAACGGGACCGCCTGCTGACCGTTCTGCTGCGCCGCGGCGTCATCGATTCGCTTACCTGTCGATTGGCGCAGCAGGAACCGCTGCCTGAAAAACCGAACCCCTTGCCGATGTCGGCCCCGCACGTCGCCTCACTTTTTCGTCAAACAGGCGGCAGCGTGTACACCACCCTGGACGGCATTTTACAGCGCCGAACCCAGGAAGTTCTCGAACGTCATTTGCGCCGTCTTTCCGCACTGGGAATCTATAACGCCGCAGCCGTAATCGCCGCAGTCGATTCCGGCGACGTGCCGGCTTATGTCGGCAACGTGACGTTTAACGAAATTGACGGCAGTCCCGCAGTCGACATCATTCGCTCGCCGCGCAGCACCGGCAGCCTGCTCAAACCGCTGCTTTATGCCGCCTTGCTCGAAGCCGGTGAAATGGCCCCTTCTGCTTTGGTGCCGGACATCCCCACCCGAATGGGCAGCTTTGCGCCGCAAAACGCCTCGAGGACTTTTGAAGGCGCCGTACCGGCCGATCAGGCGATCGCCCGCTCGCTAAACGTCCCCGCCGTACGCATGCTGCATCGCTACGGCGTCGATCGCTTTTATCATTTGCTCAAAAGCCTCGGCATGACGACACTGTTTCGACAGCCGAACGACTATGGACTTTCGCTCATCCTCGGCGGCGCCGAAGGAACACTATGGGATTTGACCGGCATCTATGCCGGGCTGGCCCGATGTGCCGGTCAAGCTCATCCGGCTGAATTCTTTCCTCTGCGGTTGATAAAAAAGACAAAGGTAAGAGGAAATGCTCCGCTGTCGCCGGCTGTTTGCTGGACTACCCTGAAGGCCATGCGTGAAGTCACGCGACCCGGTGAAGAAAGAAATTGGGAATTGTTTTCTTCCTCGCCGGAGGCGGCGTGGAAGACCGGCACCAGCTTCGGCTACCGTGATGCATGGGCGATCGGCGTGACGCCCGACTATGTCATCGGTGTTTGGGTCGGCAACGCCGACGGCGAGGGTCGCCCCGAATTGACCGGTATAGGAGCTGCGGCGTCTATTCTTTTTGACCTTTTTCGATTGCTGCCTGCCTCTCGACCATTTGTGCCGCCGAAACAGGGTTTACAGCCGATCCGTATTTGCGCGGCAAGCGGCTTTTGCGCCGGCATGTATTGCGCAGAAACGCGGGAAATCATGGCCCCTGTCTCCGCCAAACAGTCGCCCCCATGCCCGTTCTGCACGCTGATTCATTGCGATTCCAACGGCTTACGGGTTAATCCGGAATGCGAAATTCCCTTGAAAATGACGGCACGCCCCTGGTTTATTTTGCCGCCGGCCATGGAGTGGTTTTATCGACAAAAACACCCCGACTATCAACCTCTGCCTCCTTTACGAGCCGACTGCCTGACAAGCAGCCGATCCGCCTCTATGAGCCTGCTGCGGGATCCGGCCGGTTTACTGTACGTGCCGGTCGAATTGGATGGAACGCGGGGCCGGACTGTGTTTGAAGCCGCCCATCGCGACCCGCAGGCGGCAATCTATTGGCATTTGGACGAACAGTTTATTGCCGTCACGCGCGGCATTCATCAAATTGCCGTCGATCCGGCTGTCGGCGAGCATCGGTTGACCCTGGTGGATGAGCGCGGCGAAAGATTGACGACGCGCTTCCGCATTCTGGAGAAAGATTAG
- the rnhA gene encoding ribonuclease HI: MSSSKKIFYAVARGRRTGLFTSWGGENGAEEQVRGFPGAVFKGFARLEDALDYLHAHGVTAEGFADHRPRDRHADGAVHFYTDGASIGNPGRGGFAVIRIRNGDRSEWAQGFRLTTNNRMELLACISALESLSEPLPVVIHCDSRYVIDNLQQGRVRRWRENGWRTAAGKPVENADLWQRLLELTERFSPTFDWVKGHAGSPENERCDRLAQAAAAADDVAIDEGYERRD, encoded by the coding sequence GTGAGCAGTTCAAAAAAGATCTTTTACGCTGTTGCGCGGGGGAGACGTACGGGACTATTTACCTCCTGGGGCGGCGAAAACGGAGCCGAAGAGCAGGTGCGCGGTTTTCCCGGCGCCGTCTTTAAGGGATTTGCCAGGCTCGAGGATGCGCTCGATTATCTGCACGCTCACGGGGTAACGGCTGAAGGGTTTGCCGATCATCGTCCGCGTGATCGCCATGCCGACGGCGCCGTACATTTTTACACCGACGGCGCATCTATAGGCAACCCTGGCCGCGGCGGCTTTGCGGTCATACGAATTCGAAACGGCGACCGCAGCGAGTGGGCGCAGGGATTTCGACTGACCACCAACAACCGCATGGAGCTGCTTGCCTGCATATCGGCGTTGGAGTCGCTGTCGGAGCCGCTGCCGGTTGTCATTCATTGCGATTCCCGCTACGTGATCGACAATTTGCAGCAGGGACGCGTTCGACGATGGCGTGAAAACGGCTGGCGCACCGCGGCCGGCAAGCCGGTCGAAAACGCCGACCTGTGGCAGCGGCTGTTGGAGCTCACGGAGCGTTTTTCGCCGACATTCGATTGGGTGAAGGGACATGCCGGCTCGCCGGAAAATGAACGCTGCGACCGTTTGGCTCAGGCTGCGGCCGCTGCAGACGATGTCGCGATTGATGAGGGATATGAGAGAAGGGACTGA